The following proteins are encoded in a genomic region of Oncorhynchus kisutch isolate 150728-3 linkage group LG18, Okis_V2, whole genome shotgun sequence:
- the LOC109908775 gene encoding atypical chemokine receptor 4-like, with the protein MEEEDYDYDNSSSNDSDYYDDYHSVCDKAEVRSFGRLFLPVVYALALVVGVAGNALVVVVYKSPRRLRTLTDMCILNLAVADLLLLLTLPFWAADAVHGWRIGVAACKFTSFLYATNFSCGMLLLTCVSVDRYRALVHNAGGRAASGPRARRQWVLVCVVVWATAVCLGLPDMLFSTVKHSSHRLACAAVYPLSMARPTKAALELLEVLLSFLLPFLVMGVSYCRVGLALVRVGANVCRDRRRRALRVLLAVAAVFLLTQLPYNLVKLWRTLDVIYGLVTDCDLSKGLDRALQVTESLAVTHCCFNPMLYAFIGSSFRGHVLRVVKRLGQRLGGRWCGGHYGNEERALEISLNTHTPARQTHSHSVSEDEDTSTFTI; encoded by the coding sequence atggaggaagaggacTACGACTACGACAACTCCAGCTCCAACGACAGTGACTACTACGACGACTACCACTCGGTGTGCGACAAAGCGGAGGTGCGTTCTTTCGGCCGGCTCTTCCTGCCCGTAGTCTACGCCTTGGCTCTGGTGGTGGGCGTGGCAGGCAACGCTCTGGTCGTGGTGGTGTATAAGTCGCCACGGCGACTGCGGACGCTGACAGACATGTGTATCCTGAATCTTGCCGTGGCCGATTTACTCCTTCTCCTCACGCTGCCCTTCTGGGCGGCCGACGCTGTGCACGGCTGGCGGATCGGAGTGGCTGCCTGCAAGTTCACCTCCTTCCTCTATGCCACCAACTTCAGCTGCGGCATGCTGCTGCTAACCTGCGTTAGCGTGGACCGCTACCGTGCACTGGTCCACAACGCTGGAGGCCGGGCCGCGAGTGGCCCGCGGGCCAGGAGACAGTGGGTATTAGTGTGTGTCGTGGTGTGGGCCACGGCGGTTTGCCTGGGCCTGCCTGACATGCTGTTCTCCACGGTGAAGCACTCGTCTCATCGTCTAGCCTGCGCGGCCGTCTACCCCCTTAGCATGGCTCGGCCGACCAAGGCTGCCCTGGAGCTGCTGGAGGTGCTGCTGAGCTTCCTCCTGCCGTTCCTGGTCATGGGGGTGTCTTACTGTCGGGTGGGCCTGGCGCTGGTTAGGGTCGGAGCCAATGTGTGCAGGGACAGAAGGCGGCGGGCCCTGCGGGTGCTACTGGCCGTGGCGGCAGTGTTCCTGCTTACCCAGCTGCCCTACAACCTGGTGAAGCTGTGGCGGACGCTGGACGTCATCTATGGCCTGGTGACCGACTGTGACCTCAGTAAGGGTCTGGACCGGGCTCTCCAGGTGACGGAGAGCCTGGCGGTCACACACTGCTGCTTCAACCCAATGCTCTACGCCTTCATAGGCTCCTCTTTCAGAGGACATGTCCTCAGGGTCGTCAAGCGCCTCGGACAGCGCCTCGGGGGGAGGTGGTGCGGTGGTCACTACGGCAATGAGGAGAGGGCGTTGGAGATCTCGCTAAATACACATACCCCCGCCaggcaaacacactcacactctgtcTCGGAGGACGAGGACACCAGCACCTTCACCATCTAA